The following proteins are co-located in the Chryseobacterium daecheongense genome:
- a CDS encoding HAD hydrolase family protein — MGYKEKLKDIKAFVFDVDGVFTDGSVYLMPGGNMSRVMNVLDGYAVVKALKNNYLIGVITGGNDEMVKHRINYLGIEDYYAKSHDKMADFEDFKKKYNLKNEEILTMGDDLPDLHIMESSAIAACPENAVPEIKGIADYISTKQGGSGAVRDVIEQVMKVQGNWHDDNTQSV, encoded by the coding sequence ATGGGTTATAAAGAGAAATTAAAAGATATTAAAGCATTCGTATTTGACGTGGACGGTGTTTTTACCGATGGAAGTGTGTATCTGATGCCGGGTGGAAATATGAGCAGAGTGATGAATGTTCTGGACGGCTATGCAGTAGTAAAAGCTTTAAAAAATAATTATTTAATAGGGGTGATTACCGGAGGAAATGATGAAATGGTAAAACATCGCATCAATTATCTGGGTATAGAAGATTATTATGCCAAATCACATGATAAAATGGCTGATTTTGAAGATTTTAAAAAGAAATACAATCTTAAAAATGAAGAGATCCTGACAATGGGTGATGATCTTCCTGACCTGCATATTATGGAAAGTTCAGCCATCGCAGCCTGTCCAGAAAATGCTGTTCCCGAAATCAAAGGCATCGCTGATTATATTTCCACAAAGCAGGGTGGAAGTGGAGCTGTACGTGACGTCATCGAGCAGGTAATGAAGGTGCAGGGAAACTGGCATGATGACAACACACAATCTGTATAA
- a CDS encoding Maf family nucleotide pyrophosphatase: MKLLLASQSPRRKELLSSLGFDFEVVTIDCEEIIPDDMAIENAAAYLSQLKANSFRPLEAGEVLLTADTVVALNNQILGKPKDEADAQHMLRLLSGKTHQVYTGITIQTVDHVFTETDVADVELDEISNEEIDYYITHYKPFDKAGSYGIQEWLGMAKIKKLSGSFYTIMGLPTHLVYKILKEI, from the coding sequence ATGAAATTACTTTTAGCATCACAATCACCCAGAAGAAAGGAATTGCTTTCCAGCCTTGGATTTGATTTTGAAGTAGTAACAATAGATTGTGAAGAAATCATTCCTGATGATATGGCTATTGAAAATGCGGCTGCCTATCTTTCTCAATTAAAGGCAAACTCATTCCGTCCACTTGAGGCGGGTGAAGTTTTACTCACTGCAGATACCGTTGTTGCCTTAAATAATCAAATTCTTGGAAAACCGAAAGATGAAGCCGATGCTCAGCATATGCTGCGATTGCTTTCCGGAAAAACGCATCAGGTATATACAGGAATTACCATACAGACGGTTGATCACGTTTTTACAGAAACGGATGTTGCAGATGTGGAACTCGATGAAATTTCCAATGAGGAAATTGATTATTATATTACCCATTACAAACCTTTTGATAAAGCAGGAAGTTATGGTATCCAGGAATGGCTGGGAATGGCAAAGATCAAAAAATTATCCGGTAGTTTTTATACAATAATGGGGCTTCCAACCCATCTGGTTTACAAAATATTGAAAGAAATATAA
- a CDS encoding tetratricopeptide repeat protein — MKKNILFLLAACFVVSCATKVKKPEQRSKFLKGFSTYYNTLFNAKDALNSEFTTRDKGHKDNFYAPYIPILTYENQPLGSDLGQSTAFAENSMKMAEVNKPSNSSGRGASGPPGKPGLQDIPGMVKDKVNSAVAGLTGNDSNQPEVKGATALQIAESKALKAINKYSVVRNGEEKNKQIFDAYMILVQSRIYQDKPLEALDALNYVFTHMKEDKRLPLAKVYQGQAYAQMKDYHKAQEIFTKLKGEGISKNDDKLLSIYNSETLLDAGKKEEAVKELDRAFELNNNSKLKSRISYLRGQILEGLGQNEKARESFLAAYKYANDFEFEVKSQIEIAKTFNGKGDYNGAKNYLEKISNKGTYMSRKNEFYYALGLMANKAGKKEEGQQFFRKSLTEKVSDPQVRGLAYYEIGKNYLDKNDYIGAGAYYDSALAVMTYEPSKVLLKDQSENIKKISRNYYLIKKNDSILSLAKMTDAQKTEFFAKHIAKLKAKEEKEELERRRAERSKGFDTGDYNSNSIFANSSTSFEDFGTAPKGFYFSNTGTVSKGTSSFKQVWGDRALSDNWRYSKKMSSIDDMKNEALGVTSAPDPRRFEPAFYIEQIPTDAGKLGQLKKDRDTASLGLGIMYQNYFTNTPLATKTLYDLVDVKPEEKVLLQALYEIFAMNYEKNPQASEKAKQILLTDYPYTSYAEFARNPKNNSFVKSSEDVENEYKRAYALYEAEKFSDSKNVIDQTIEKYPKDALVPKLYLLNAFNTGKSSGKEVMILQLEQIALNYAKTPEGIKAKEMLNYLKSDLAFQATDNKGNTIPQNQNNVPVQPASQNNVPTSPDNNDAQKIQDFNGQPPVKKKSKRFGNPDQNKQDLQMQNPNSQPPRPK, encoded by the coding sequence ATGAAAAAGAATATTTTATTCCTTTTAGCAGCATGTTTTGTTGTATCCTGTGCCACCAAGGTAAAAAAACCGGAGCAACGATCAAAGTTCTTAAAAGGTTTTTCCACATATTATAACACTTTATTTAATGCAAAAGATGCATTGAACAGTGAATTTACGACCAGAGATAAGGGGCATAAAGATAACTTTTATGCTCCTTATATTCCTATACTTACCTACGAAAATCAGCCCTTGGGAAGTGATCTTGGACAATCAACGGCCTTTGCAGAAAATTCTATGAAAATGGCCGAAGTCAATAAGCCTTCTAATTCTTCAGGAAGGGGAGCAAGCGGGCCTCCGGGTAAGCCTGGTCTCCAGGATATTCCCGGTATGGTAAAAGACAAAGTTAATTCCGCTGTTGCAGGTCTAACGGGAAATGATTCCAATCAGCCTGAGGTAAAAGGAGCTACCGCGCTTCAAATTGCAGAATCAAAGGCTTTAAAAGCTATCAATAAGTATTCGGTAGTGAGAAATGGGGAAGAAAAGAATAAACAGATTTTTGATGCCTATATGATCCTTGTTCAATCCCGGATCTATCAGGACAAACCTTTAGAAGCCCTTGATGCCTTAAATTATGTTTTCACTCATATGAAAGAAGACAAAAGATTACCATTAGCTAAGGTTTATCAGGGACAGGCTTATGCCCAGATGAAAGATTATCATAAAGCTCAGGAGATTTTCACTAAGCTGAAAGGAGAGGGGATCAGTAAAAATGATGATAAATTGTTGAGCATTTATAATTCGGAAACTCTTTTGGATGCAGGTAAAAAAGAAGAGGCAGTAAAAGAGCTTGACCGAGCATTTGAACTTAACAATAACAGTAAATTAAAAAGCCGAATTTCATACTTAAGAGGACAGATCCTGGAAGGACTGGGCCAGAATGAAAAGGCCAGAGAAAGTTTTTTAGCAGCTTATAAATATGCGAATGATTTTGAATTTGAAGTTAAATCGCAGATTGAAATCGCAAAAACCTTCAATGGAAAAGGGGATTATAATGGTGCTAAGAATTATCTGGAGAAGATCAGTAACAAGGGAACTTACATGTCTAGAAAGAATGAATTTTATTATGCTTTAGGACTTATGGCCAACAAGGCGGGTAAAAAAGAAGAGGGACAACAGTTTTTCAGAAAATCTTTGACGGAAAAGGTATCTGATCCGCAGGTTCGCGGTCTTGCTTATTACGAGATAGGAAAAAATTACCTGGACAAAAATGATTACATCGGTGCCGGAGCATATTATGACTCTGCGCTTGCCGTTATGACCTATGAACCATCTAAAGTTCTTTTAAAAGATCAGTCCGAGAATATTAAAAAGATCTCAAGAAACTATTACCTGATCAAAAAAAATGACAGTATTCTTTCATTAGCAAAAATGACCGATGCTCAAAAAACTGAATTTTTTGCCAAGCATATTGCCAAATTAAAAGCCAAGGAAGAAAAAGAAGAATTGGAAAGAAGACGTGCTGAAAGAAGTAAAGGTTTTGACACGGGAGATTATAATTCCAACTCTATTTTCGCCAATAGTTCAACTTCTTTTGAAGATTTCGGAACAGCTCCTAAAGGATTTTATTTTAGCAATACGGGAACTGTAAGCAAGGGTACTTCCTCATTTAAACAGGTTTGGGGTGACAGGGCATTAAGTGATAACTGGCGTTATTCTAAAAAAATGTCTTCTATTGATGATATGAAGAATGAAGCTCTGGGAGTAACATCAGCTCCTGATCCGAGACGTTTTGAACCTGCTTTCTATATTGAACAGATTCCAACGGATGCGGGTAAACTAGGACAACTGAAAAAGGATAGAGATACGGCTTCTTTAGGATTAGGGATCATGTACCAGAACTATTTTACCAACACCCCTTTAGCTACTAAAACACTGTATGATCTCGTTGATGTAAAGCCGGAAGAAAAAGTACTATTGCAGGCGTTGTATGAAATTTTTGCAATGAATTATGAGAAAAACCCACAGGCATCAGAGAAGGCAAAACAGATCCTGTTGACAGATTATCCTTATACTTCGTATGCGGAATTTGCAAGAAATCCTAAAAATAATTCATTTGTAAAATCCTCTGAAGATGTTGAAAATGAGTATAAAAGAGCATATGCATTATATGAAGCAGAAAAATTCAGTGATAGTAAGAATGTCATTGACCAGACTATTGAGAAGTATCCGAAAGATGCATTAGTCCCAAAATTGTATTTACTGAATGCTTTCAATACCGGAAAGTCCAGTGGTAAAGAAGTAATGATTCTACAATTGGAACAGATTGCATTAAATTATGCCAAAACACCTGAAGGTATTAAAGCTAAGGAAATGCTGAACTACCTGAAGAGTGATCTTGCGTTCCAGGCAACGGACAACAAAGGAAATACGATACCTCAGAACCAGAATAATGTACCAGTACAACCTGCTTCACAGAATAATGTTCCTACCAGCCCGGATAATAACGATGCTCAAAAAATACAGGACTTTAACGGCCAGCCACCTGTAAAGAAAAAATCAAAAAGGTTTGGGAATCCTGATCAGAATAAGCAGGATCTTCAAATGCAGAATCCGAATTCACAGCCTCCTAGGCCAAAATAA
- the tsaB gene encoding tRNA (adenosine(37)-N6)-threonylcarbamoyltransferase complex dimerization subunit type 1 TsaB — protein sequence MKILYLETSSKNCSVAISDNDKLLCVCEEVSENYKQSESLHTFVEWALEGAGISIKEIEAISLGKGPGSYTGLRIGAASAKGFCYGLKIPLIAVNSLESMKEPFLGQNYDVIIPLVDARRMEVYTAAYDGITGDEISSTEAKILDEQSFSEWSDKKILFVGDGAKKAKEILQLPNAEYNEEIYPSAQHLIKKTLEKTESKDYEDIAYFEPFYVKDFHGVKKKKSED from the coding sequence ATGAAAATATTATATCTAGAAACCTCTTCTAAAAACTGCTCAGTTGCCATTTCAGATAATGATAAACTCCTGTGTGTATGTGAAGAAGTTTCTGAAAACTATAAACAATCCGAAAGCTTGCATACCTTTGTAGAGTGGGCATTGGAAGGGGCAGGAATTTCCATTAAAGAGATTGAAGCCATATCCTTGGGAAAAGGCCCCGGCTCTTATACTGGATTAAGGATTGGTGCAGCTTCTGCAAAAGGATTTTGTTATGGTTTAAAAATTCCTCTGATTGCGGTGAATTCTCTCGAAAGCATGAAAGAGCCCTTTTTAGGACAAAACTATGATGTCATCATACCCTTAGTTGACGCAAGGAGAATGGAGGTTTATACGGCAGCTTATGACGGTATTACGGGAGATGAGATTTCTTCTACGGAAGCTAAAATTCTTGATGAACAATCTTTTAGTGAATGGTCGGATAAAAAAATACTTTTTGTAGGAGACGGCGCTAAAAAGGCAAAAGAAATACTGCAGTTACCCAACGCAGAATATAATGAAGAGATATATCCTTCCGCACAACACCTGATAAAGAAGACGCTTGAAAAAACAGAAAGTAAAGACTACGAAGATATTGCTTACTTTGAACCTTTTTATGTAAAAGATTTTCATGGAGTAAAGAAAAAGAAAAGCGAAGATTAA
- a CDS encoding SDR family NAD(P)-dependent oxidoreductase, which yields MKTILITGATSGIGKSTAELFAKQGNRVIICGRRNEVLESVQSELSAFTEVLSLKFDVRNLEEVQNAINSLPEEWKNIDVLVNNAGNAHGLDPLSAGKTDDWDSMIDGNVKGLLYVSKTIIPGMKERNSGHIVNISSVAARQTYVNGVVYCATKKAVDVVSEGMRLELTEFGIRVTNIQPGAVETDFSLIRFKGDHERASTVYAGYEPLKAEDIADAIAYCVNAPKHVNVSDMTIYPSAQSEPRTIYRK from the coding sequence ATGAAAACAATATTAATAACCGGAGCAACTTCCGGGATTGGAAAGTCAACAGCAGAGCTTTTTGCAAAACAAGGAAACAGGGTTATTATCTGTGGAAGAAGAAATGAAGTACTGGAGTCTGTACAAAGCGAATTATCAGCTTTTACAGAAGTACTCAGCTTAAAATTTGACGTTAGGAACCTGGAAGAAGTACAAAATGCAATCAATTCTCTTCCTGAGGAATGGAAAAATATTGATGTTTTGGTTAATAATGCCGGAAATGCGCATGGTTTAGATCCTCTTTCGGCTGGAAAAACGGACGACTGGGATTCTATGATCGATGGAAATGTAAAAGGACTTTTATATGTTTCTAAAACGATTATTCCAGGAATGAAAGAAAGAAATTCCGGACATATCGTTAATATCAGCTCAGTAGCTGCCAGACAGACCTACGTCAATGGTGTTGTATACTGTGCGACCAAAAAGGCAGTTGATGTCGTTTCCGAAGGAATGCGTTTGGAGCTCACTGAATTCGGAATAAGAGTAACTAATATTCAGCCGGGAGCTGTAGAAACAGATTTCTCTTTGATACGATTCAAAGGGGATCATGAAAGAGCTTCTACCGTATATGCTGGTTATGAGCCTTTAAAGGCTGAAGATATAGCAGATGCTATTGCCTATTGTGTAAATGCTCCAAAACATGTGAATGTGTCAGATATGACAATCTATCCGAGTGCACAAAGTGAACCGAGAACAATCTACAGAAAATAG
- a CDS encoding YraN family protein, translating to MASHNDFGKIAEDFAVEHLQRNGYKILARNYRFQRAEIDIISEIKNLIVVIEVKARSTDAFMLPQEAVTKTKIRSIVNAADHYLEEFNHVKEVRFDIISVLPDEKGKLVLEHIEDAFQAFDAN from the coding sequence ATGGCATCTCACAATGATTTTGGAAAAATAGCAGAAGATTTTGCCGTAGAACATTTGCAGAGAAACGGATATAAAATTCTTGCCAGAAACTATCGGTTTCAAAGAGCCGAGATTGATATTATTTCGGAAATAAAAAATCTGATTGTAGTTATTGAAGTAAAAGCACGTTCTACAGATGCTTTTATGCTGCCTCAGGAAGCTGTTACAAAAACAAAGATCAGATCTATTGTTAATGCTGCTGATCATTATCTCGAAGAGTTTAATCATGTGAAGGAAGTACGCTTCGATATTATTTCAGTTTTGCCGGATGAAAAAGGAAAATTGGTTCTTGAACATATTGAAGATGCATTTCAGGCATTTGACGCCAACTAA